ACTTTATCCGTGGGTTGCGAAAAATGACAATGCGGTGCACGCTAGCGCTGGCCGTAATGCTGGCAATGGCCGTAGGACGAATAAGAGCAAATCAGCACGATAAAATGCGGAGCCTAGTGAAGGCAGCGTAGAGTTGCTGGTCTAATCGAATCAAAAACCTAGCATCAGCGCCAAGGGATGACTACGCCCTTATACAGGCCCAGATGTCATATTATGGATGTCTAGTGGCTAGCATGCCCGAAAAACCACGGCGTTGCCCCTGTTCCCTTTGTTGAACACAGCGGTTGGTTGAGAAAAAAGCTAGCAACGCAAAACGCTTCCATCATATTTGACGTTGACTTTGCGCTGCTGCTGTGCTTTAAGTCCCTGCTTGTGCAACTCGATCATCAGAGCGTTTTCGTAGACTTTCTCTAGAAAACCTGGTCCAAGGGCAGAGTGCACTTTGAAACCAGCGAAGAGTGCTTATAGTTGACAGAGAGAGGGCGCATATGACTCTACCCCTTCCTCATCCTGACTATCTGCTTGGTATCTTGCCTATCCGACGGAATGGTTCTGCGTCGTTAGGGCTGCGGCGATAAGGTCGCGGAAGAGGGGGTGTGGGCGGTTGGGGCGCGAACGGAACTCGGGGTGAAACTGCACGCCGACAAAGAAGGGGTGGCTTGAATCTTCGACAATCTCGACTAAGCGACCGTCGGGCGAAGTACCCGAGATGACCAGTCCAGCGGCAGTTAGCTGCTCGCGGTAGATGTTGTTAAACTCGTAGCGGTGGCGGTGCCGCTCGTCGATAAGCTCTTGGCCGTACGCGGCGTAGGCTTTTGTACCCTTCTGCAGTTTGCAAGGGTAGGCTCCTAGGCGCATGGTGCCGCCTAAATCTTCTATGTTTTTCTGTTCGGGAAGCAAATCTATTACGGGATGGTGGCAATCTCTAAACTCGGCGCTGTCGGCGTCGGCCCAACCGCACACGTGGCGTGAGTATTCGATTACCATTGTCTGCATGCCAAGGCAAAGCCCGAGAAACGGGATGCGGTTGGTGCGCGCGTAGTTTATGGCCATAATTTTGCCCAATATGCCCCGCCCGCCGAAGCCGCCGGGGACGACAACCGCGTCCGCGCCAGCGAGGTGCAAAGCTGCGCCGCCCGCCTCGATGTCTTCGGAGTTGACCCATGCGAGGTCAATCTTGGCGGAATGGGCAAAGCCAGCATGATGCAGCGCTTCTGCGACGCTTAAGTAGGCGTCGTGCAACGCCACGTATTTACCGACGACAGCTATGCGCAGCCGCCGGCGTAAGCTGTTTATTCCCGCGACGAGCTGTCTCCATTCGGCGAGGTCGGGCGTGCCGGGCGGAAGCTGCAGCCGCTCGATGACTAAATCGTCTAAGCGCTGTTCGGCTAGACGCAGTGGCACTTCGTAAATTGAGGGCACATCCATGTTTTCCATGATGGCGGCTGGGTCGATATCGCAGAGCAGCGCGATTTTGGCTTTGAGCTCAACGGTGAGTGGGACGCTGGTGCGGCAGACCAAAACGTCGGCCCGTATGCCTAGGCTGCGCAATTCCTTTACGCTGTGCTGCGTGGGCTTAGTCTTTGGCTCGCCGCCGATGCTAAGCTGCGGCACGAGGGTGACATGCATGTAGAGCACGTTCTCGCGGCCGACTTCAATGCGCATCTGGCGGATGGCATCAAGGAAAGGCAGCGACTCAATGTCTCCGACTGTGCCGCCGATTTCGACGATGACTACGTCGGCTCGGCTTTCGCGCGCGAGGCGATACATGCGTTCTTTAATCTCGTTGGTGATGTGGGGAATAACTTGCACCGTGCCGCCGAGGTAATCGCCTCTGCGCTCTTTGTCGATAACGGTCTTGTAGATGCGGCCGGCGGTGACATTATTGAGGCTAGAGAGGTTAATGTCCATAAAGCGCTCGTAATGCCCGATGTCTAGGTCGGTCTCGGCTCCGTCGTCGGTGACAAAAACCTCGCCGTGCTGGTACGGGCTCATGGTGCCGGGGTCGACATTAATGTAGGGGTCGAACTTTAGGACGTTAACGCTGATGCCGCGGGCCTTAAGCAGCCGCCCTAACGATGCGGCAGTGATTCCTTTGCCCAAGCCAGATACTACGCCTCCGGTGACAAACACAAATTTTGCCATACGACACTCCTTGCTGCAAAACATTTATTCGTCTAACTCGTCCTCATCTTCGTCGGAGGTTCCCTCTAACGGCACCGCCGCTTCTTCTGTGCCAAAAGCTTCGTCTTCCTCGGGGTCTAGGGGGACGATTAGCTCGCTCTCATCGTCGAGGTCGTCCTCTTGCTCTTCGTCAAAAATGTAATCGCCGGCTTTGGGCAGATAGTCTCCGGGGATAACGACGGGGGCGAACTTATGGTTAGCGGGTGCCCAATCGCGCAGGCCCCAGATGCCCCGGCCCATATGGACAAAGCGGGCGTCTAGGTTGATTTGGGTGAGGACGTGGGCCATTTGCTCGGGAGATGCGGGCACATCACCACGCTCGGCTAACACGGCCTGAACTAAGTCTTTGTAATGGGTAGCTTGCCGGCGCTCACGCAATAGGCGGAGGGCGATATCCGGAAAAGATTCTCTTGACTTGCGCACTTGTTGGTTCAAAGAGGCAGCCTCCTCGCTGTGGTCGTCCTGAGTATTATATGCATTTGGCGGCGGGATGCCAAGGGGGTGTGATGTGGCTTGAAGATTGTCGCTTGTGGCTTGTCGCTTGTCGCTTGGGGAGGGCCGCCGGCCGCCAGCCGCCAGCGGTGGGCCGTGAGTTTGAGCCAGGAGCACTGGGCACCTCCCTTTTGCGTCAGTGTCGCGCTCCTCCGTCAGACTGTGCGAAAAGCCTTCCTCGGGTGTAGGGACGTGCCTGTGGCACGTCCGCGGACGTGCGGAACGCACGTCCCTACAAGGTTTCTGTCGCCGCCTGCTTTCTACCAGCAAGAGGCAGCTGTGTTTTCGCACAGTCTGCCGTCCCTCGGAGACATTCCCCGGCGCACCATCTCCTGCACGATGAAGGAGGCGACGTGGGGAGGCAGGGTGCCTGGGCCAAAGCCGGCGTCGTAGCCGAGCTCGATGGCTAGCTCGTGGGAAATGCGCGGGCCGCCGCAGATAAGCACCAAACGGTCGCGCAGGCCCTCGGCTTCTAAGAGCTCTACGAGCTGTGTAAGGTTTGGGATGTGCACGTCTTTTTGCGTGACGACTTGCGAGACGAGCAGGCAGTCGGCCTTTAGCTCTATTGCCCGGGCAATAAGCGTTTCGTTAGGCACCTGGCTACCGAGGTTGACGGCCACCATCTCGGGATAGCGCTCTAAACCGTACTCGCCGGCGTAACCTTTCATGTTCATGATGGCGTCAAGCCCGACGGTGTGGGCGTCGGTGCCGGTGCACGCGCCAATAACCACGACTTTCCGGCCAATCTCGGTGCGGATAAACTCGTTAATAGCATAAAAGCCCATCTGTTTGGCGTCAACCTTAGGTACGGAAATAGCGGAAAAGTCTATGGATGTCGGCGTTTTGGCGTAGACCACGAAGAAGCTGAAGCCCTCGCCTAAGTCCCCCATATGCACGACGCTTACAGCCTCGAAGCCCATGCGGTGAACTAGCTGCTTGGCGGCCTCTTTGGCTTCGGGACCGGGCGGGACAGGCAAGGTAAACGAAAGCTGCATTGCGCCGTCGTTAAGTGTATCGCCGTAAGGGCGAATCTCCATTACTGCTCACCTCCGCTTAGATACTGCTTCGCTAACATTGGCGCTACGAAGGGGTTGTAGTAATCCGGCGCTTGCTTGGCTACGCCGTCAA
This window of the Selenomonadales bacterium genome carries:
- a CDS encoding GxxExxY protein — protein: MHSALGPGFLEKVYENALMIELHKQGLKAQQQRKVNVKYDGSVLRC
- the rpoE gene encoding DNA-directed RNA polymerase subunit delta gives rise to the protein MNQQVRKSRESFPDIALRLLRERRQATHYKDLVQAVLAERGDVPASPEQMAHVLTQINLDARFVHMGRGIWGLRDWAPANHKFAPVVIPGDYLPKAGDYIFDEEQEDDLDDESELIVPLDPEEDEAFGTEEAAVPLEGTSDEDEDELDE
- a CDS encoding cobalamin-dependent protein (Presence of a B(12) (cobalamin)-binding domain implies dependence on cobalamin itself, in one of its several forms, or in some unusual lineages, dependence on a cobalamin-like analog.) encodes the protein MEIRPYGDTLNDGAMQLSFTLPVPPGPEAKEAAKQLVHRMGFEAVSVVHMGDLGEGFSFFVVYAKTPTSIDFSAISVPKVDAKQMGFYAINEFIRTEIGRKVVVIGACTGTDAHTVGLDAIMNMKGYAGEYGLERYPEMVAVNLGSQVPNETLIARAIELKADCLLVSQVVTQKDVHIPNLTQLVELLEAEGLRDRLVLICGGPRISHELAIELGYDAGFGPGTLPPHVASFIVQEMVRRGMSPRDGRLCENTAASCW
- a CDS encoding CTP synthase; this translates as MAKFVFVTGGVVSGLGKGITAASLGRLLKARGISVNVLKFDPYINVDPGTMSPYQHGEVFVTDDGAETDLDIGHYERFMDINLSSLNNVTAGRIYKTVIDKERRGDYLGGTVQVIPHITNEIKERMYRLARESRADVVIVEIGGTVGDIESLPFLDAIRQMRIEVGRENVLYMHVTLVPQLSIGGEPKTKPTQHSVKELRSLGIRADVLVCRTSVPLTVELKAKIALLCDIDPAAIMENMDVPSIYEVPLRLAEQRLDDLVIERLQLPPGTPDLAEWRQLVAGINSLRRRLRIAVVGKYVALHDAYLSVAEALHHAGFAHSAKIDLAWVNSEDIEAGGAALHLAGADAVVVPGGFGGRGILGKIMAINYARTNRIPFLGLCLGMQTMVIEYSRHVCGWADADSAEFRDCHHPVIDLLPEQKNIEDLGGTMRLGAYPCKLQKGTKAYAAYGQELIDERHRHRYEFNNIYREQLTAAGLVISGTSPDGRLVEIVEDSSHPFFVGVQFHPEFRSRPNRPHPLFRDLIAAALTTQNHSVG